In the Pseudomonadota bacterium genome, GGTCCCCGCGATTACCTTTACGATCTTGAAAATATAGAATCGCTGAAACTCTATCGTGGCGCCGCGCCGGCCCCTTTGAGCAGCGGCACCGGTAATCGTGGCGGCACCATTGCCCTAAGCTACACCAGACCGGCGGAAACCTCCGGTCTGGTGCTGGAGCAGAGTCTCGGCGCTCACTCTTTAAGCCGCAGTTTTCTCCGCCTCGACTCGGGACGGCTGCCCACTGCGGGCCGGGCCTTTGTTTCCGCCTCCCACACCGAGGCCAACAAGTGGAAAGGCCGGGGTGAGGTCGGCGGACGCGAGCATCTGACCATCGGCCTGCAGCAACCCCTGGGAGACCGCTTCGAAGCCGAACTCTTCTACAACTACGATGATGCCGAGATGGACCTGTATCAAGCGCTCAGCTACAATCAGGCCCGTCATATCTCCAGCCATTACAATGATGATTACCTTAAAGAGGTGACCGGCGGTCCGGCCGACGTCGACTATTACAAATATCACCATAACCAGACTGAAAACCACGACCTGGTAGCGATTTTCACATATAAAATCAGCCAGGATCACAGCCTGACCTTAAAACCCTACTATGCGAGCGAGGATAAAAAATGGCTGGACGGAGCCGCCGACAAGTATGTCGACAGCGAGCGCTTCGGCTACAAGCTCGAATATGTGGGCCAATGGCAAGATTATCTGGTAAGCGCCGGCTACTGGTATGAAAACCATGACCTGGAAAAATATATTCGCAAGAACAAGCTCGATGGCGCCGGTCGGAACTACGCGGGTTGGGCTTATCTCGCCGAAAACCGGGGCGCGGGCCAGATCCACACCCCCTATTTCCAGTTGAGCCGTCAATGCGGCCCTTTCAGCTGCCAGGCCGGAATTAAATATTTTTCCCTTAAAGAACCCGCCAGCCTGGCCTATCTCAGCAACAAGGACACTCCGGCCGTCTATCATGACGCGCTCAATCACAACCTGGGCGTCGATGCCGCGATGAGCTTGCAAAGCCTGCGTTATCAGAAATGGCTGCCGACGCTGAGCTTCGGCTTTCAGGCTTCTCCGACCCTGGATTTCTATCTCAATTACGGCCGCAATTTCATGCGGCCGTACGCCTACGTTCCGCTGGCAATGACCTACAGTCAGAACCGAGACAAATTTCAGGCGGCCGGCATCACCCTGCAGGATGTTTTCGACCAGTGGAAACTGGAGACCTCGGACAACTTTGATTTCGGTTGCCGTTTTCAACATCGCTGGTTCAGTCTCGCCCCATCCATTTTCTACGCTCAGCATCACGATCTGCTGTTTGTCGCCTTTGACCCAAAGGTCGGGGTCAACTACCATCAGAACCTCGGCGACGCGACCATCTGGGGGGTTGAGCTGGAATGCAATATCTATCCGGCCGACAACCTGATGTTCTATTTCAATCCAAGCTACAGCCAAGCCACCTTCGATGACGACGTCAACAACTCCGGCGCCGGGCTGGCCGCCAAAAACCAGGATCTGCCCGACACCCCGCGCTGGCTTTTGAAAGCCGGCGCCATCTACCGCTGGGGCGATCTGAGCTTCGCTCCCAGCCTGAAATATGTCGACCGGCGCTACGGCGACATTGAAAACCGGGAAAAAATCGACCGCTACACAACGGTTGACATGACCATCGGCTATAGGTTAAAGAACCTGAAGTTTCTCCGGGAAGCCGGGCTGGAACTCGAATGCATTAATCTTTTCGATAAGAAATACGTCGGCACTATCAATGCCGACGACGACGGCTCTTCCGCCAGCCAGTATTACGCCGGGGTGCCTTTCACCCTGATCGGCAAAATCAGCGGCAAATT is a window encoding:
- a CDS encoding TonB-dependent receptor, producing the protein MLTPAHRLLFIILLIATALPLPGHPVASLAAEEPSFSPQATRIDELTVKALPISPTRQEGDLLYTGSEITPDGLELAGIGGLSSVYQAFSVLPGLNPELIDPSGIGGAELRLRGIRSMFAGMSAEGIPNYGIMGIGPRDYLYDLENIESLKLYRGAAPAPLSSGTGNRGGTIALSYTRPAETSGLVLEQSLGAHSLSRSFLRLDSGRLPTAGRAFVSASHTEANKWKGRGEVGGREHLTIGLQQPLGDRFEAELFYNYDDAEMDLYQALSYNQARHISSHYNDDYLKEVTGGPADVDYYKYHHNQTENHDLVAIFTYKISQDHSLTLKPYYASEDKKWLDGAADKYVDSERFGYKLEYVGQWQDYLVSAGYWYENHDLEKYIRKNKLDGAGRNYAGWAYLAENRGAGQIHTPYFQLSRQCGPFSCQAGIKYFSLKEPASLAYLSNKDTPAVYHDALNHNLGVDAAMSLQSLRYQKWLPTLSFGFQASPTLDFYLNYGRNFMRPYAYVPLAMTYSQNRDKFQAAGITLQDVFDQWKLETSDNFDFGCRFQHRWFSLAPSIFYAQHHDLLFVAFDPKVGVNYHQNLGDATIWGVELECNIYPADNLMFYFNPSYSQATFDDDVNNSGAGLAAKNQDLPDTPRWLLKAGAIYRWGDLSFAPSLKYVDRRYGDIENREKIDRYTTVDMTIGYRLKNLKFLREAGLELECINLFDKKYVGTINADDDGSSASQYYAGVPFTLIGKISGKF